Genomic segment of Shewanella sp. OMA3-2:
AGATAACCATACTAAATTTAAAGGTGCATTAATTATTGTTTCTATAGATATTTTCATATAGATCTCAAATTTCAATATGGCTGATAGTCATTGATAGAGGTAATTATTTAACCGTAAATCTAACTCATATAGCGTTATAAGCTAGTCTCCCAGCAACAAGAACTCCTGCTAGCCACTAACACAATAAATTAACATAACGGTTTTTCACTTTAATTACGACACCTTTGCCACGATTCAAATGTAAAAACCGAATCAAGCATTGGACACAAGTAATCAATAGCGAAACGCTAAAGCTGCATTCGTGACTGGATATTAATCAAACTGATAATCAAGCGCTCCTGCTAAGGTTAGCAATACTTTGCCTTGGTCCAACCATCTTCAATGACCATTGTTAGAAAGAGTATTCAAACCCTGCTGGTATTGGGCTAGCTGTACGAATAACCATATAAACTATGCTGTAAATTGATGATGAATATGGCTCATGTTCGAAGTGAAATTAAACCGTTTTTGTTCATGTTCCGAACCCCGTATAACTGACTCAGCGCTAACGCTCTAAGCTCTCATAAATAGAGAGATAAAGAATAGACAAGCTTACCGTCGATTGTTAACTAGGCCATCGGGCACCAGCCAAACAAGACCGTAAGACAACTCACTGACCAATTCTGAACATGAAAAAGCCAGAGCATAAAAAATGTCTAAAAGCGCAAAGCATAAACTCAGGTTTGAAATCATAGAATGGATACTAGAAAGCCATGAATAATAATTTTACATTTTCAATTAACAGCATTTCTCTTGATGAGAATTACCATCCATCTGATAAAACTCGTATCACCACTAACTTTGCTAACTTAGCCAGAGGCAGTTATCGCCAGGCCAATTTACGCAATGCGTTGAAAATGATTGATAATAGTTTTAATGCTTTAGCAAATTGGGATAACCCAAAAGGCGATCGCTATACTGTCGAACTTGACATTATTTCGGTCAATATGGATATTGCAGGCAGTGGCCAAACTTTTCCTTCAATTGAAATATTGAAAACTAATATTATCGACAGAAAAACCAACAAGCACATTGAAGGCATAGTCGGCAATAACTTTTCCTCTTATGTACGCGATTATGATTTTAGCGTATTACTGCCAGATCATAATAAAGACCAGCCCCAATTTAGCATTCCAGATAACTTTGGCGAACTGCATGGCAAACTGTTTAAGTATTTTGTTAATTCAGATACCTATAAGCAGCACTTTACAAAGCCACCGGTTATTTGTCTCAGTGTTTCCGATAACAAAACTTATCATCGTACTGAAAATCAGCACCCAGTATTAGGGGTTGAATATCTGCCAAATGAATCGTCGTTAACTGAACAATATTTCCAAAAAATGGGCTTACAGGTTCGTTATTTTATGCCGCCAAATAGCGTCGCGCCGTTAGCTTTTTACTTCTTTGGTGATTTACTCAATGATTACACTCATTTAGAGCTGATAAGCACCATCAGCACAATGGGCACTTTTCAAAAAATCTATCGACCTGAGATTTATAATGCCAATGCCGTTGCGGGTAAATGCTATCAACCCAATTTGAA
This window contains:
- a CDS encoding DUF1852 domain-containing protein → MNNNFTFSINSISLDENYHPSDKTRITTNFANLARGSYRQANLRNALKMIDNSFNALANWDNPKGDRYTVELDIISVNMDIAGSGQTFPSIEILKTNIIDRKTNKHIEGIVGNNFSSYVRDYDFSVLLPDHNKDQPQFSIPDNFGELHGKLFKYFVNSDTYKQHFTKPPVICLSVSDNKTYHRTENQHPVLGVEYLPNESSLTEQYFQKMGLQVRYFMPPNSVAPLAFYFFGDLLNDYTHLELISTISTMGTFQKIYRPEIYNANAVAGKCYQPNLKNLDHSLTQIVYDRAERSQLAAEQGKFAAEHFIKPYQAVLEQWSANYA